In Hwangdonia lutea, a single window of DNA contains:
- the rpe gene encoding ribulose-phosphate 3-epimerase, with protein sequence MSSKLIAPSILAADFANLQRDIEMVNQSEADWFHIDIMDGVFVPNISFGMPVLQAISKHAKKTIDVHLMIVDPDRYIKTFANLGSNILTVHYEACTHLHRTLQAIKTEGMQAGVALNPHTNINVLEDIINDIDLVCLMSVNPGFGGQSFIENTYNKIQQLKALINRKGASTRIEIDGGVTDKNAKLLVDSGADVLVAGSYVFKSTNQLDTIKGLKAIANS encoded by the coding sequence ATGAGTTCTAAATTAATTGCCCCATCCATTTTAGCAGCCGACTTTGCCAACCTTCAACGCGACATAGAAATGGTTAACCAAAGTGAAGCTGATTGGTTTCATATTGATATTATGGACGGTGTTTTTGTGCCCAACATTTCTTTTGGCATGCCCGTTTTACAAGCTATTAGCAAACACGCAAAAAAAACAATTGATGTGCATTTAATGATTGTAGATCCAGACCGGTACATTAAAACATTTGCCAATTTAGGCAGTAATATATTAACGGTTCATTATGAGGCCTGCACCCATTTACACCGCACACTTCAGGCTATAAAAACAGAAGGCATGCAAGCTGGCGTTGCCTTAAATCCGCATACCAACATCAACGTTTTGGAAGATATCATTAACGACATAGATTTAGTATGCCTCATGAGCGTAAACCCAGGTTTTGGTGGCCAGAGCTTTATTGAAAATACCTATAACAAAATACAGCAACTTAAAGCACTCATAAACCGAAAAGGCGCTTCAACACGCATTGAAATTGACGGTGGTGTTACCGATAAAAATGCAAAGCTATTGGTTGATTCTGGCGCCGATGTTTTAGTAGCTGGCAGTTATGTTTTTAAAAGCACCAACCAACTCGATACTATTAAAGGCCTAAAAGCGATTGCAAATTCTTAA
- a CDS encoding CBS domain-containing protein, whose product MRKTTPVSEIMTKNVIALTRSDNLDRAEMLFKRHNIRHIPVVTQESIIGMLSYSDLLRISFADATNDERNVDAVVYNMFTIEQVMTKNLVSVTSDTSIKEVAEILAQKEFHALPVVDDSILVGIVTTTDLIKYLLKQI is encoded by the coding sequence ATGAGAAAAACAACTCCAGTTTCAGAAATAATGACCAAAAACGTTATCGCTTTAACGCGGTCTGATAATTTAGATAGAGCCGAAATGCTTTTTAAAAGACACAACATTAGGCATATTCCTGTTGTAACCCAAGAGTCAATAATAGGGATGTTAAGCTATTCGGATTTACTTCGGATCAGTTTTGCCGATGCCACAAACGATGAGCGCAATGTAGACGCTGTGGTTTATAATATGTTTACCATTGAGCAGGTGATGACCAAAAACCTGGTAAGCGTAACGAGCGATACATCGATTAAAGAAGTTGCCGAAATTTTAGCCCAAAAAGAATTTCATGCATTACCGGTGGTTGACGATAGTATTTTAGTAGGCATTGTTACCACAACCGATTTAATAAAATATTTGCTTAAGCAGATTTAA
- a CDS encoding zinc-dependent peptidase, which yields MLYFLIIETYTLGSKVILGILFAALAYLFLHYAFKMTEMAYVLKHKKPLYNHFYIFLKQLNESQKSILKNQFSFYKKLSDKEKKYFEHRVALFIKDKDFIGRDGNRITDEMKVLISATAVMLTFGFRDFYIGVISKIVIYPNKFYSNTNKAYHRGEFNPKLKALVLSWDDFKAGFNDGKDNLNLGIHEFTHAIHINSIKERDVSSTIFSDSFKELTKLLSTNEALRNRLLNSDYFRKYAFTNQFEFVAVIIENFIETPQEFKSQFPKVYAKVKQMLNFKIAGY from the coding sequence ATGCTTTATTTTTTAATTATCGAGACTTATACCTTGGGCAGTAAGGTGATTTTGGGCATTTTGTTTGCGGCATTGGCATATTTGTTTTTACATTATGCTTTTAAAATGACGGAAATGGCCTATGTTTTAAAGCATAAGAAGCCTTTGTATAATCATTTTTATATTTTTTTAAAGCAGCTTAATGAGTCTCAAAAATCAATTTTAAAAAATCAATTTTCGTTTTATAAGAAGTTATCGGATAAAGAAAAAAAATATTTCGAACACCGCGTAGCCTTATTTATTAAAGACAAAGATTTTATAGGAAGAGATGGCAATAGAATTACCGATGAGATGAAAGTGTTAATCTCTGCCACTGCCGTCATGCTTACGTTTGGTTTCAGAGACTTTTATATTGGTGTTATTTCTAAAATTGTAATATATCCTAACAAGTTTTATTCCAATACCAATAAGGCGTATCACCGCGGTGAGTTCAATCCTAAGTTAAAGGCATTGGTGTTATCGTGGGATGATTTTAAAGCGGGATTCAATGATGGCAAGGATAATTTGAATTTGGGTATTCATGAATTTACCCACGCTATTCATATAAACAGCATCAAGGAGCGCGATGTAAGTTCCACCATTTTTAGCGATTCTTTTAAAGAGCTCACAAAACTGTTGTCAACAAATGAAGCTTTACGAAATAGACTTTTAAATTCGGATTATTTCAGAAAATATGCCTTTACTAATCAGTTTGAATTTGTTGCCGTAATCATTGAAAATTTTATTGAAACCCCACAAGAATTCAAGTCGCAATTCCCCAAGGTTTACGCCAAAGTTAAGCAAATGCTTAATTTTAAAATTGCAGGATATTAG
- a CDS encoding UDP-glucose--hexose-1-phosphate uridylyltransferase, with amino-acid sequence MNTDLQDYSHKRFNILTGEWVLVSPHRAKRPWQGQNESVSNEVRPTHDPNCYLCAGNTRINGEVNPDYKDVFVFTNDFAALQSNSKSFSLNNGLFKAESETGICKVICFSPDHSKSLADMDIDAINKVVKVWQDEYKLLGANKAINNVQIFENKGAVMGCSNPHPHGQIWSQSTIPNEVEKKDNQQKAYYLKNKSSLLGDYLKQELEAKERIIFENDDFVVLIPFWAIWPFEAMIAPKRTYKDITQLSEKESRAFAEAISVLTKVYDALFACSFPYSSGIHQAPTNGEDNSHWHWHMSFYPPLLRSATVKKFMVGYEMFGTPQRDITAEQAAQRLRDLVK; translated from the coding sequence ATGAACACAGATTTACAAGATTACTCGCATAAAAGATTCAATATATTAACGGGCGAATGGGTTTTGGTATCGCCACATCGCGCAAAACGACCGTGGCAAGGACAAAACGAATCCGTCTCAAACGAGGTGCGGCCAACGCACGACCCAAACTGCTATTTATGCGCCGGAAACACTAGAATTAACGGTGAAGTAAACCCAGATTATAAAGATGTTTTTGTGTTTACAAACGATTTTGCTGCATTGCAATCCAACTCAAAATCTTTTTCTTTAAATAATGGATTATTTAAAGCTGAAAGCGAAACGGGAATCTGTAAAGTAATATGCTTTAGTCCGGACCATTCAAAAAGTTTGGCAGATATGGATATTGACGCCATTAACAAAGTAGTTAAGGTTTGGCAGGATGAGTACAAATTGCTTGGTGCAAATAAAGCCATAAATAACGTGCAGATATTTGAGAATAAAGGCGCAGTAATGGGGTGTAGTAATCCGCATCCACACGGTCAAATTTGGAGCCAGTCCACAATTCCAAACGAAGTTGAAAAGAAAGATAATCAGCAAAAAGCATACTATTTAAAAAACAAAAGCAGTCTTTTGGGCGACTATTTAAAACAAGAATTGGAAGCCAAAGAACGCATCATTTTTGAAAATGACGATTTTGTTGTGTTAATCCCATTTTGGGCCATTTGGCCTTTTGAAGCTATGATTGCGCCAAAAAGAACATACAAAGATATTACCCAACTTTCTGAAAAAGAAAGTCGTGCTTTCGCCGAGGCTATTTCCGTTTTAACCAAGGTTTACGATGCGTTGTTTGCCTGTTCTTTTCCTTATTCCAGTGGTATTCATCAAGCGCCAACAAACGGTGAAGATAATAGCCATTGGCATTGGCACATGAGTTTTTATCCGCCGTTATTAAGAAGCGCCACCGTAAAAAAGTTTATGGTAGGTTACGAAATGTTTGGTACGCCACAGCGCGACATTACTGCCGAACAAGCGGCGCAACGACTACGGGATTTAGTTAAATAA
- the galK gene encoding galactokinase, producing MKAELINAVKTKYIETFNQSPLLVFSPGRINLIGEHTDYNEGFVFPAAVDKGIAAAIQKSNSGHCTAIALNLDSTVEFELDKLKPSPEGSWENYVLGVVAEIQKKNIVVGNFNIVFKGDIPGGAGMSSSAALENSVVFGLNELLDLGLSKHDMILISQKAEHNYVGVKCGIMDQYASMFGIENNALHLDCRTVEAEPFEINFKDHQLMLINTNVKHSLSDSAYNDRRAACENISKLLGIKALRDATESDLEQIKDQVTPEDYQKALYVIQENKRTIKAAKAIKDNDLETLGALIYQSHDGLSNQYKVSCDELDFLVEQAKKNEHVLGARMMGGGFGGCTINLVAKTEAKAFADSASKAYKNKFNKDCSVYFVKLSNGTHLVK from the coding sequence ATGAAAGCTGAATTAATTAACGCCGTAAAGACAAAATATATCGAGACTTTTAATCAAAGCCCATTGCTTGTTTTTTCTCCTGGGCGCATCAACCTTATTGGCGAGCATACCGATTATAACGAAGGTTTTGTTTTCCCTGCCGCGGTAGATAAAGGTATCGCTGCTGCTATTCAAAAGAGCAATTCTGGGCACTGTACGGCAATAGCTTTGAATTTGGATAGTACGGTTGAATTTGAATTGGATAAACTAAAACCATCACCAGAAGGCAGTTGGGAAAATTATGTATTGGGTGTAGTAGCCGAAATTCAGAAAAAGAATATTGTTGTTGGCAATTTTAATATCGTTTTTAAGGGCGATATTCCCGGAGGCGCTGGCATGTCTTCTTCAGCAGCATTAGAAAACAGTGTGGTTTTTGGGTTGAATGAACTTTTAGATTTAGGCTTGTCTAAGCACGACATGATTTTAATTTCACAAAAAGCAGAGCATAATTATGTGGGCGTTAAATGTGGTATTATGGACCAATATGCCAGCATGTTTGGGATTGAAAACAATGCACTGCATTTAGATTGCAGAACGGTTGAAGCTGAACCTTTTGAGATTAATTTCAAGGACCATCAACTTATGCTAATAAACACGAACGTAAAGCACAGTCTGTCCGATAGCGCTTATAACGATAGGCGTGCGGCTTGCGAAAACATTTCTAAATTGCTCGGAATAAAAGCACTTCGTGATGCCACCGAATCCGATTTGGAACAAATAAAAGATCAAGTAACGCCGGAAGATTATCAGAAAGCCTTATACGTTATTCAGGAAAATAAACGAACCATAAAAGCAGCCAAAGCCATTAAGGATAACGACCTTGAAACACTGGGCGCTTTAATCTATCAGTCGCACGATGGCTTATCAAATCAATACAAGGTAAGCTGCGACGAATTGGATTTTCTAGTTGAACAGGCCAAAAAGAACGAACATGTTTTAGGCGCACGAATGATGGGTGGTGGATTTGGAGGTTGCACCATTAATTTAGTGGCAAAAACCGAAGCCAAAGCCTTTGCCGATTCAGCTTCCAAAGCGTATAAAAATAAATTTAATAAAGATTGCTCGGTGTATTTTGTAAAATTATCAAACGGCACCCATTTAGTAAAGTAG
- a CDS encoding aldose 1-epimerase has protein sequence MYSIKHQNENNVLELKNSDASFFAKIHLNDGASLQELTLNGKSIIVDLNPLVYADTYASAILFPFANRIKDGAYNFNKTHYQLDANNVSENNALHGLVYNKVFNVIEHKGGNESISVKLEYEENELTQGFPFTYSIQLEYVFTKDAMSLSVSVTNTSTASFPFTLGWHPYFLSENLYASDLQFSSHQKLKLGERNITTGVEKIDAVKSFNIEDKKLDDCWILNDDAITFNTPTYQFVIESSEEHNFLQVYTPPKENIIAIEPTTGVSDSFNNQIGLKVLKPNASYRIDWRLKMIK, from the coding sequence GTGTACAGTATTAAACATCAAAATGAAAACAATGTGTTGGAATTAAAAAATTCCGACGCTTCGTTTTTTGCTAAAATACATTTGAATGATGGCGCCAGTTTACAGGAATTAACACTTAACGGTAAATCGATAATAGTAGATTTAAACCCTTTGGTTTATGCCGATACTTATGCCAGTGCCATTCTGTTTCCGTTTGCAAACCGGATTAAAGATGGCGCTTATAATTTCAATAAAACCCATTATCAGCTAGATGCCAATAACGTGTCTGAAAACAATGCGTTACACGGTTTGGTTTATAATAAGGTTTTTAACGTTATTGAACATAAAGGCGGCAACGAATCCATTTCGGTTAAATTGGAATATGAAGAAAATGAATTGACTCAAGGGTTCCCCTTTACGTACAGCATCCAATTGGAGTATGTTTTTACCAAAGATGCCATGAGTTTATCGGTTTCGGTTACCAACACGAGCACAGCATCGTTTCCGTTTACTTTGGGTTGGCATCCATATTTTTTAAGTGAAAATTTATACGCAAGTGATTTGCAATTTTCAAGTCATCAAAAATTGAAATTGGGAGAACGAAACATCACAACCGGTGTTGAAAAAATCGACGCTGTTAAAAGCTTTAATATTGAAGATAAAAAACTAGACGATTGTTGGATTTTAAATGATGATGCCATTACCTTCAACACACCAACGTATCAATTTGTAATAGAATCGTCCGAAGAACATAATTTTTTACAGGTTTACACACCGCCAAAAGAAAACATTATAGCCATTGAGCCAACAACGGGTGTGTCTGATAGTTTTAATAATCAAATCGGGCTTAAAGTATTAAAGCCCAACGCATCTTATCGCATAGATTGGCGTTTGAAAATGATAAAATAA
- a CDS encoding GntR family transcriptional regulator: MISIQNKIGIPKYKQIVNSIEEAIASGVLKKGDQLPSINKVKDAHSLSRDTVLMAFNELKNRGIIQSVVGKGYYVASEDINVNQKVFLLFDELNSFKEDLYNSFLEGLGENIQVDIFFHHFNTTIFSKLIHDNIGAYNFYVIMPANFNNSNAVIQNLPQEKVYILDQIHDDLKPYSAIYQNFEKDIFNGLKKALHLIEKYKKIILLFPEDKQPQGMLRGFKLFCEAYKIDYSVIDSLKSNTPKPGELYIIPDDKNLLRIIKSFKNNNLILAKDVGVISYNDTLLKEIVADGITTISTDFNAMGKQLASMILNKKVGKIVNPNNLILRNSL; encoded by the coding sequence ATGATTTCAATTCAGAATAAAATAGGCATACCAAAATATAAGCAAATTGTTAATTCGATTGAAGAGGCTATTGCATCTGGGGTACTTAAAAAAGGTGATCAGCTGCCATCGATTAATAAGGTTAAAGATGCGCATTCGCTTTCTAGAGATACGGTTTTAATGGCGTTTAACGAGCTGAAAAACAGAGGTATTATTCAGTCTGTTGTGGGTAAAGGCTACTATGTTGCCAGTGAAGATATTAATGTGAATCAGAAAGTGTTTTTGCTTTTCGATGAGTTAAACTCGTTTAAAGAAGATCTGTATAATTCGTTTTTGGAAGGCTTGGGAGAAAACATTCAAGTCGATATTTTTTTCCATCATTTTAATACAACAATTTTTAGTAAATTGATTCATGACAATATTGGAGCCTATAATTTTTATGTAATTATGCCTGCCAATTTCAATAATTCAAATGCGGTTATTCAAAATCTGCCACAGGAAAAAGTGTATATTTTAGATCAAATACATGACGATTTAAAGCCCTATTCAGCTATTTATCAGAATTTTGAAAAAGATATTTTCAATGGTTTAAAAAAGGCTTTGCATCTAATTGAAAAATACAAAAAAATAATATTGCTTTTCCCTGAGGACAAACAGCCACAGGGTATGTTAAGAGGTTTTAAGCTATTTTGTGAAGCCTATAAAATTGATTATTCGGTTATTGATTCACTAAAAAGCAACACTCCAAAACCTGGAGAACTTTATATTATTCCGGACGATAAAAATTTGCTTCGCATTATAAAATCATTTAAAAATAACAATTTGATATTGGCTAAAGATGTGGGCGTTATTTCGTATAATGATACCTTGCTCAAAGAAATTGTCGCCGATGGTATTACTACCATTTCGACCGATTTTAATGCCATGGGAAAACAATTGGCAAGCATGATACTCAATAAAAAAGTGGGTAAAATTGTAAACCCAAATAACCTTATTTTAAGAAACTCGTTATAA
- a CDS encoding sodium/sugar symporter, with amino-acid sequence MTAGFGTWDYVVFIAYAILILGVGLWVSRDKKGHQKNAEDYFLASKSLPWWAIGASLIAANISAEQFIGMSGSGFASGLAIASYEWMAAITLIIVGKYFLPIFIEKGLYTIPEFVEKRYSTNLKTILAVFWIALYVFVNLTTVLYLGSLALNTILGIPLIYGVIGLALFAAAYSLYGGLSAVAWTDVIQVVFLVLGGLVTTYLALNTVSGGDGFIAGLNTVFEEVPERFEMILDESNPEYKNLPGIAVLVGGMWVANLYYWGFNQYIIQRTLAAKSLREAQKGILFAAFLKLLIPLIVVIPGIAAYVMINDPEIMAKLGDVASRNLPSLEQADKAYPWLLQFLPTGLKGLAFAALAAAIVSSLASMLNSTSTIFTMDIYKQYINKTASDKATVNTGRISAFIALVIACIVAPLLGNLDQAFQFIQEYTGIVSPGILAVFLLGLFWKKTTNKAAIIGALASIPIAMYFKVAPKGWSTSPFFVDIPFMDQMGLTLLLTMLVIAIFSYVQHKGADDEKGIPITKQLFKTSPLFNIGSFAVMIILTVLYALFW; translated from the coding sequence ATGACAGCAGGATTTGGTACATGGGACTACGTGGTCTTTATTGCTTACGCCATTTTAATTTTGGGCGTAGGATTATGGGTTTCTAGAGACAAAAAAGGACATCAAAAAAACGCTGAAGATTATTTTTTAGCCAGTAAATCCCTGCCTTGGTGGGCTATTGGCGCATCGTTAATTGCCGCTAACATTTCAGCAGAACAATTTATAGGTATGTCCGGTTCTGGTTTTGCATCAGGGCTTGCCATAGCGTCTTACGAATGGATGGCCGCCATTACCTTGATAATTGTCGGTAAATATTTCTTACCTATTTTTATTGAAAAAGGACTTTACACCATTCCTGAATTTGTTGAGAAACGCTACTCCACCAACCTAAAAACCATTCTCGCAGTATTTTGGATTGCTCTTTATGTATTTGTGAATTTAACCACCGTTTTATATTTAGGTTCCTTGGCACTAAACACCATTTTAGGAATTCCACTAATATATGGTGTTATTGGATTAGCATTGTTTGCTGCAGCTTATTCGCTTTATGGCGGTTTATCTGCCGTGGCTTGGACCGATGTAATACAAGTTGTTTTCTTAGTATTAGGAGGTTTGGTAACCACTTATTTAGCACTAAACACCGTTTCGGGCGGCGATGGTTTTATTGCAGGACTGAACACTGTTTTTGAGGAAGTGCCAGAACGTTTTGAAATGATTCTTGACGAATCCAATCCGGAGTATAAAAATTTACCGGGAATAGCCGTACTAGTTGGTGGAATGTGGGTAGCAAACCTATATTATTGGGGATTCAACCAATATATAATTCAACGAACCCTTGCAGCCAAATCACTAAGAGAAGCTCAGAAAGGTATTCTATTTGCCGCATTCTTAAAATTACTTATTCCATTAATTGTTGTTATTCCAGGCATAGCTGCTTATGTTATGATTAACGACCCAGAAATTATGGCAAAATTAGGTGATGTGGCCTCTAGAAACCTACCATCATTAGAACAAGCTGATAAAGCCTACCCTTGGTTATTGCAATTTTTACCAACTGGCCTTAAAGGATTAGCATTTGCTGCATTGGCTGCCGCCATAGTGTCTTCTTTAGCGTCTATGTTAAACTCAACATCTACCATCTTTACGATGGATATTTACAAGCAATACATCAATAAAACAGCTAGCGATAAAGCTACCGTAAATACGGGAAGAATCTCCGCGTTTATCGCTTTAGTAATTGCTTGTATAGTTGCTCCGCTTTTAGGTAATTTAGACCAAGCCTTCCAGTTTATTCAAGAATATACCGGCATAGTGAGCCCAGGTATTTTAGCGGTGTTCTTACTAGGTTTATTTTGGAAGAAAACCACCAACAAAGCAGCGATTATTGGTGCATTGGCCTCCATTCCAATTGCGATGTACTTTAAAGTAGCACCAAAAGGATGGTCTACATCACCTTTCTTTGTTGATATACCGTTTATGGACCAAATGGGATTAACACTACTTTTAACCATGTTGGTTATTGCTATATTTAGTTATGTACAACACAAAGGTGCAGATGATGAAAAAGGCATACCAATTACAAAACAATTGTTTAAAACTTCACCATTGTTTAACATCGGATCGTTTGCAGTAATGATTATTTTAACTGTTTTATACGCTTTATTCTGGTAA
- a CDS encoding GatB/YqeY domain-containing protein: MSLQQTIMPALKAAMKAKDQTALTALRAVKTAILLAQTESGAKAELTEEQEIKILQKQVKQRRDSAAIYLEQGREDLAAPELAEADVIAQFLPEALSEEEIEKVVVMTIDSIGAEGMKDMGKVMGIVSKELAGQADGKTISNIVRQKLS; encoded by the coding sequence ATGAGTTTACAACAAACCATAATGCCGGCTTTAAAAGCAGCAATGAAAGCTAAAGACCAAACGGCTTTAACGGCATTGCGCGCAGTTAAAACGGCTATTCTATTGGCGCAAACAGAAAGTGGTGCCAAGGCAGAATTAACCGAGGAACAAGAGATTAAAATTCTTCAAAAGCAAGTAAAGCAACGCAGGGATAGTGCTGCGATTTATTTGGAACAAGGGCGTGAAGATTTAGCTGCTCCCGAATTGGCCGAAGCCGATGTGATTGCTCAGTTTTTACCTGAAGCTTTAAGTGAAGAGGAAATTGAAAAAGTGGTTGTAATGACCATTGATTCAATAGGGGCAGAAGGCATGAAGGATATGGGGAAAGTTATGGGTATAGTAAGTAAGGAGTTGGCGGGACAAGCCGACGGGAAAACCATTTCTAATATAGTCAGACAAAAATTGTCGTAA
- the ftsZ gene encoding cell division protein FtsZ, which yields MSSKKEFESIAFDLPKNQSNVIKVIGVGGGGSNAINHMFQQGIKGVDFYVCNTDAQALQNSGVPNKIQLGVNLTEGLGAGANPDIGEQSAVESFDDISTMLDTNTKMVFITAGMGGGTGTGAAPIIAKMAKDLDILTVGIVTMPFAFEGKMRIEQSQKGIEKLRDVVDSLIVINNNKLREVYGNLGFKAGFSKADEVLSTAARGIAEVITHHYTQNIDLRDAKTVLSNSGTAIMGSALASGQNRAQDAIRKALDSPLLNDNKITGAKNVLLLIVSGSHEITIDEIGEINDHIQTEAGHGANIIMGVGEDEALEESIAVTIIATGFNIEQQDEISNTETKKVVHSLDEEEDISLKSKDPVIIEPIVELEEKKETPIVRHTLDLELDEEPVKPTKKAVVKQDIADDFSKDINLIPTSEIIKNIDVVYDEVKSNHNEEEDFIIKPVTKMSKGAENMTDVEVISDYIEEEQQITLTFDLPLSSDNEEDIKNDDVVSHQLNEEEIKDMPVKDHVELITVNETNEKGDIRYALDDYVEVESSINKKSSKSKVVEEEVDNDIVFEKKVLPQENTEETANDEVDPLNSPISDLLKERADERRRKMKEFNYKFNSAKIDDIEKTPAYKRQGVNLEEAKHSSETDMSRTSIGLDDNDDIQLRNNNSFLHDNVD from the coding sequence ATGAGCAGCAAAAAAGAATTCGAAAGCATTGCATTTGATTTACCAAAGAATCAGTCGAATGTCATTAAAGTTATTGGCGTTGGCGGTGGTGGCAGCAATGCCATTAACCACATGTTCCAACAAGGCATTAAAGGCGTCGATTTTTACGTTTGTAATACCGATGCGCAAGCCCTACAAAACAGCGGTGTTCCCAACAAAATCCAATTAGGTGTTAATTTAACCGAAGGATTAGGTGCAGGCGCAAACCCCGATATTGGAGAACAATCGGCAGTTGAGAGTTTTGATGATATTTCAACCATGCTTGATACCAACACAAAAATGGTGTTTATAACGGCAGGAATGGGCGGAGGAACCGGAACCGGTGCAGCTCCAATTATAGCAAAAATGGCAAAAGATCTGGATATTTTAACCGTTGGTATCGTTACGATGCCTTTCGCTTTTGAAGGTAAAATGCGTATCGAGCAATCTCAAAAAGGCATTGAAAAATTACGGGATGTTGTCGATTCTTTAATTGTAATAAATAATAACAAACTTCGCGAGGTATATGGTAACCTTGGTTTTAAAGCCGGTTTTTCAAAGGCCGACGAAGTGCTATCTACTGCTGCTCGTGGTATAGCCGAGGTTATTACGCATCACTACACACAAAACATCGATTTACGCGATGCCAAAACCGTTTTAAGCAATAGCGGAACGGCCATAATGGGTTCTGCCTTGGCATCCGGTCAAAACCGCGCTCAAGATGCTATTCGTAAAGCTTTGGATTCGCCATTGTTAAACGATAATAAAATTACGGGCGCTAAAAATGTATTGCTTTTAATTGTTTCTGGGTCGCACGAAATAACCATTGACGAAATTGGTGAAATTAACGACCATATTCAAACCGAAGCCGGACATGGCGCTAACATTATTATGGGTGTTGGCGAAGACGAAGCTTTAGAAGAATCTATTGCAGTTACTATTATTGCAACAGGTTTTAATATCGAACAACAAGACGAGATTTCTAACACAGAAACCAAAAAGGTAGTGCACTCGTTAGATGAAGAAGAAGATATTAGCCTTAAAAGTAAAGACCCTGTAATTATTGAGCCTATTGTTGAATTAGAGGAGAAAAAAGAAACGCCAATAGTGAGGCATACCTTAGATTTGGAGTTAGATGAAGAGCCTGTAAAACCAACAAAAAAAGCGGTTGTAAAACAAGATATTGCAGACGATTTTTCAAAAGACATCAATTTAATTCCAACTTCAGAAATCATTAAAAATATTGATGTGGTTTACGATGAGGTTAAATCGAATCATAATGAAGAGGAAGATTTTATCATCAAGCCCGTAACAAAAATGTCTAAAGGTGCTGAAAACATGACAGATGTTGAGGTGATTTCAGATTATATTGAAGAAGAACAACAAATCACATTAACGTTCGATTTGCCGTTGTCTTCAGATAATGAGGAAGATATTAAAAACGACGATGTTGTTTCTCATCAATTAAATGAAGAAGAAATAAAGGATATGCCTGTTAAAGACCATGTGGAGCTTATTACCGTTAATGAAACCAACGAAAAAGGTGATATTCGGTATGCTTTGGATGATTATGTGGAAGTGGAATCTTCAATAAATAAAAAATCATCAAAATCCAAAGTAGTTGAAGAAGAGGTGGACAACGATATTGTTTTTGAGAAAAAAGTTTTACCTCAAGAAAACACTGAAGAAACAGCAAATGATGAGGTAGATCCGCTTAACAGCCCTATTTCAGATTTGTTAAAAGAACGCGCAGACGAACGCAGACGGAAGATGAAAGAGTTCAATTATAAATTTAATAGTGCTAAAATTGACGATATCGAAAAAACGCCAGCTTATAAACGTCAAGGCGTAAATTTAGAAGAAGCCAAACATTCTTCTGAAACCGATATGTCGCGAACCAGTATTGGTTTGGATGATAACGACGATATTCAATTACGAAACAATAATTCTTTTTTACACGATAATGTAGATTAA